The window GCCCGGTTGGCCCGGCCGGGTGTGATCTCGAGCTCGACGAGGGCGGTGCGTCCGCCCCGGCGGACCCGGCCGCGCACGACGGCCCGCTCGGCCCCGGCGCGGACGAGGGCGGCGTCGCCCGCGACCCGGTGGCTGCCGAGGGTCGCGAGGTACGCGAGCGCCTCCACGACGTTCGTCTTCCCCTGCCCGTTGTCCCCGACGAGGGTCGTCGCGCCGGGGCCGAGCACGACCTCGGCCGCGGGGTAGGAGCGGAAGTCCGTCAGCGAGAGGTGCTCGACGTGCACGTCACGCCGGGCCGGTGGGCTCGCCCTCGGCCGCGGCGCCCTCGCGCGCCGACTCCGCCACCTGCTCCGCCGAGCCGGGGCGGGTGGAGCGGACGGTGTGGCCGCCGAACTGGTTGCGCAGCGCGGCGATCGCCTTCATCGCCGGGCTCTCCTCCTGCCGGGAGACGAAGCGCGCGTACAGCGACGCCGCGATGGTGGGCGTCGCGACGGCGTTCTCGATGCCCTCGATGACGGTCCAGCGGCCCTCGCCGGAGTCCTCCGCGTAGCCGCTGACGGTCGTGAGGCCCGGGTCCTCCTCGAGCGCGCGCACGAGGAGGTCGAGCAGCCACGACCGGACGACGGTCCCGCGGCGCCAGCCGGCGAAGACCGTCGCGACGTCGTCGACGACGTCGGTCTTGTCGAGGAGCTCGTAGCCCTCGGCGAAGGCCTGCATGACGGCGTACTCGATGCCGTTGTGGACCATCTTCGCGTAGTGGCCGGCGCCGACGGGTCCCGCGTGGGAGAAGCCCTCCTCTCGCGGGCCCTCGGGCCGCAGCGCGTCGAACACGGGGAGCGCGCGCTCGATGTCGGCGGGGTCCCCGCCCGCCATGAGCCCGTAGCCCTCGGTGACGCCCCAGATGCCGCCCGACACCCCGCAGTCGACGTAGCGGACGCCCCGCTCCGCGAGGTGCGCGGCGTGCTCGCGGTCGTCGGTCCAGCGGGAGTTCCCGCCCTCGATGACGAGGTCGCCGGGCTCCAGGAGCTGCCCGAGCCGCTCGACGGTCTGCCGGGTCGGGTCGCCGCTCGGCACCATCACCCACACGGTGCGGGGCCGCGGGAGGGCGGCGACGAGGTCCTCGAGGGTCTCGACGTCCGTGGTGGTCGGGTCCGGTGCGTAGCCGGTGACCTCGAGGCCCGCCTCGCGCAGGCGGGTGCGCATGTTGCCGCCCATCTTGCCGAGGCCGACGAGGCCGAGGTGGCGGACGGGGTCGTTGCCGTGCTGCTCGGGGTGCGCGGTCTGGTCGCTCATGGTCACCCAGCCTGGTGCCGGGGCGGGCGCGCGGCCACTCTCAGCCGGCCATGCGGATGGGCATGAGCAGGTACGTGTAGCCGCGGGTGTCGGAGGCGTCGGGCTGGTCGTGGCCCGACAGCAGCGCGGGCTTCGACGGCTGGGTGAAGGACAGCCGGACGTACTTGCTGCCCGCGGCGGCGAGGCCGTCCATGAGGTACTGGGCGTTGAACGCGATCGACAGGCCCGGCCCGTCGACGGCCTCGACGGCGAGCGCGTCCGTGGCCTGGGCGTCCTCGCCGGTGCCGGCCTCGAGGACGATCTCGTCCTCGGCGATCGTGAGCCGCACGGGCGAGCGGTCCCCGATGAGCGCCATGCGGCGGACGCCGTCGACGAGCGCCGCGGCCTCGACGACGACGGTCGTGTCGGAGCTCTCGGGGAACAGGCGGCGCACCGGCGGGTACTCGCCGTCCATGAGCGGGACCGTGGTCCGGCGGCCGCCGGCGGAGATGCCGAGCAGCTCACCCGGCCCGCTCGACAGCCCGATCTCGACCTCGGTGCCCCCGAGGCTCTTCGCGATGTCGTTGAGGGTGCGGGCGCGGACGAGGAACGCCTGGGTGGCGCCGGGGTCGTCGGCGTGCCACTCGACGTCGCGGAGCGCGAGGCGGTAGCGGTCGGTGGCGACGAGGCTGACGGTGCCGCCGTCGATCTCGACCCGCACGGCGGTGAGGACCGGAGGGGTCTCGTCGCGGGCGGCCGCCACGGCGACCTGGGCGACGGCGGCCGCGAACACCTCGCCCGGCACCGAGCCGACCCGCTGGGGCGGCGGCGGCAGCTGCGGGTACTCCTCGACGGGCATGACGGGCAGCGCGAAGCGGCTCGAGCCTGCCTCGACCCGCAGCTTCGCGCCGTCGAGGTGGAGCGTCACCGGCTTGCCCGGCAGGGCACGGGCGATGTCGGCGAGCAGCCGCCCCTGCACGAGGACGCGGCCCTCCTCCTCGACCCGGGCCGGCGCCGTCATGCGGGCGGACACCTCGTAGTCGAAGGCCGACAGCTGCAGGCCGTCCGGGACGGCGACGAGCAGGACGCCGGTGAGCACGGGGACCGGCGGGCGAGCCGGGAGGACCCGTGTGGTCCAGGCCACCGCCTCCGCGAGCACGTCACGGTCGATCTGCAGGCGCACGGTTCCTCCGGGGTGGGGCGGGTCGGGCTGCCGAGCCTAGCCCCGG of the Aquipuribacter nitratireducens genome contains:
- the gnd gene encoding phosphogluconate dehydrogenase (NAD(+)-dependent, decarboxylating), producing MSDQTAHPEQHGNDPVRHLGLVGLGKMGGNMRTRLREAGLEVTGYAPDPTTTDVETLEDLVAALPRPRTVWVMVPSGDPTRQTVERLGQLLEPGDLVIEGGNSRWTDDREHAAHLAERGVRYVDCGVSGGIWGVTEGYGLMAGGDPADIERALPVFDALRPEGPREEGFSHAGPVGAGHYAKMVHNGIEYAVMQAFAEGYELLDKTDVVDDVATVFAGWRRGTVVRSWLLDLLVRALEEDPGLTTVSGYAEDSGEGRWTVIEGIENAVATPTIAASLYARFVSRQEESPAMKAIAALRNQFGGHTVRSTRPGSAEQVAESAREGAAAEGEPTGPA
- the dnaN gene encoding DNA polymerase III subunit beta, yielding MRLQIDRDVLAEAVAWTTRVLPARPPVPVLTGVLLVAVPDGLQLSAFDYEVSARMTAPARVEEEGRVLVQGRLLADIARALPGKPVTLHLDGAKLRVEAGSSRFALPVMPVEEYPQLPPPPQRVGSVPGEVFAAAVAQVAVAAARDETPPVLTAVRVEIDGGTVSLVATDRYRLALRDVEWHADDPGATQAFLVRARTLNDIAKSLGGTEVEIGLSSGPGELLGISAGGRRTTVPLMDGEYPPVRRLFPESSDTTVVVEAAALVDGVRRMALIGDRSPVRLTIAEDEIVLEAGTGEDAQATDALAVEAVDGPGLSIAFNAQYLMDGLAAAGSKYVRLSFTQPSKPALLSGHDQPDASDTRGYTYLLMPIRMAG